From Gemmatimonadota bacterium, a single genomic window includes:
- the tsf gene encoding translation elongation factor Ts produces MPDPVEDKHLNECLAVMSYKANSKDISELRARTGAGIGDCKAALEESEGNMEKAGESLRKRGIAKAEKRAGRTATQGLVVIELAANGASGGMVELNCETDFVAKTDDFLGLAKDLGTHVAEHAPDGIGVAGSIDAQPFRDSTVSVAVKTVSGKTGEAMTLARFARFSEAHGVVVSYLHHNGQVGVLLDVEGSAGEALTTLAKDVALHIASADPMGISDADIPAEVLGRERRIFEEQVAAEGKPEAIRGKIVDGKLRKFVAERTLTGQPFVKDESQTVGEMIQAVAKQLGGTIVVKRFARFKVGEG; encoded by the coding sequence ATGCCGGATCCGGTCGAAGACAAACATCTCAACGAATGCTTGGCGGTCATGAGCTATAAGGCGAATTCCAAAGACATCAGTGAACTCCGGGCCCGCACCGGCGCCGGGATCGGCGATTGCAAGGCGGCGCTCGAAGAGTCAGAGGGCAATATGGAGAAGGCCGGCGAGTCGCTCCGCAAGAGAGGCATCGCCAAAGCGGAGAAGCGGGCCGGCCGGACGGCTACCCAGGGACTCGTGGTCATCGAGTTGGCGGCCAATGGAGCCTCCGGCGGGATGGTTGAGCTCAACTGCGAGACCGATTTCGTGGCCAAGACCGATGACTTCCTGGGGCTTGCCAAGGACCTCGGCACCCACGTGGCGGAGCATGCCCCGGACGGCATTGGCGTCGCCGGTTCGATCGACGCCCAGCCGTTCCGGGATAGTACGGTCTCGGTCGCCGTCAAGACGGTTTCCGGGAAGACCGGCGAGGCGATGACGTTGGCTCGGTTTGCCCGGTTCTCGGAGGCGCACGGCGTCGTGGTGTCCTATCTCCACCACAATGGCCAGGTGGGCGTGTTGCTCGACGTCGAAGGCTCCGCCGGCGAGGCGCTGACCACCCTGGCCAAGGATGTGGCGCTGCACATCGCCTCCGCCGATCCGATGGGCATCTCGGACGCCGATATCCCGGCGGAGGTGCTGGGACGCGAGCGCCGGATCTTCGAGGAGCAGGTGGCGGCTGAGGGCAAGCCGGAGGCCATTCGAGGCAAGATCGTCGATGGCAAGCTCCGGAAGTTCGTCGCCGAGCGGACCCTGACGGGACAGCCGTTCGTGAAGGACGAGAGCCAGACGGTCGGCGAAATGATTCAGGCCGTCGCCAAGCAGCTCGGCGGGACGATCGTCGTCAAGCGGTTTGCCCGGTTCAAGGTGGGAGAAGGCTGA